The genomic stretch CACCGGCGCGCGGCATCGACCTGCACGTCGACACGCGGGCCCACCGCACCGGCGACGGCTATGTGCTGAACGGGCACAAGTCGGTGGTGTTGCACGCCGGCGCGGCCGACGTGCTGCTGGTGTCGGCACGCACCCACGGCGAGGCCGATCAGGCCGACGGCGTGTCGCTGTTCCTGGTGCCACGCGACACGCCCTCGGTGGTGCTGCGCGAGTACCGCACCGTGGACGGCCAACGCGCCGCCGACGTGCAGCTCAATGGCACGTACGTGGCCGCGTCGGGCCGTCTCGGTGCCGAGGGCGGGGCCTGGCCGGCGATCCAGCGCGCGCTCGACATCGGCCTGGCCGCCTTGTGCGCCGAGGCCGTCGGTGTGATCAAGGCCGTGGTCGACGCCACCATCGAATACCTGCAGACGCGCAAGCAGTTCGGCCAGCCCATCGGCCGCTTCCAGGCTTTGCAGCATCGCGCCGCCGACCTGCTGATGCACTATGAGCAGGCCAAGTCGATGAGCATCTATGCCGCGGTGCGCTGCCGGCACGACGATGCCGCCGAACGCGCCAAGGCGCTGTCGGCCGCCAAGGTGGTGATCGGGCGCGCTTGCCGCTTCGTGTCGCAGCAGGCGGTGCAGCTGCACGGAGGCATGGGCGTGACCGACGAATTGGTGGTAAGCCACCAGTTCAAGCGCCTGATGGCCATCGAGCTGAGCCTCGGAGACACCGATGCCCACCTGCAGCGTTACAGCGAGCTGAGCCGCGAAGGGCGACTTCAGCCGGCGTGAACAGGTTCTCGGTCGCCCCGGATTTCCGTGTCGCCGCGTCGCTCGGGCGACACGAACCGGGGACTGCTACCGAGGTCGCCCACCCCTTCCCCTCTTACACTGGACTGAACAACAAGTTACCACGTCGTACATCACGACACGGGTCAGATCAGTCCTCCGCGCCGGCACCCCGCCGGGCGGTTGTAGGAGAGGTGTATGGGTTTGGGTTTTGGGT from Caldimonas brevitalea encodes the following:
- a CDS encoding acyl-CoA dehydrogenase family protein, with the protein product MNFNLTEEQQLLDDTVRRFVAKEYGLEQRRAVMNSASGWSREVWGQLADMGLLALHVPEAHGGLDAGAVETLVVMQALGQGLALEPFLASAVIATELLRSTGDDAQQAAWLPALASGERVAVLAHDEAPARGIDLHVDTRAHRTGDGYVLNGHKSVVLHAGAADVLLVSARTHGEADQADGVSLFLVPRDTPSVVLREYRTVDGQRAADVQLNGTYVAASGRLGAEGGAWPAIQRALDIGLAALCAEAVGVIKAVVDATIEYLQTRKQFGQPIGRFQALQHRAADLLMHYEQAKSMSIYAAVRCRHDDAAERAKALSAAKVVIGRACRFVSQQAVQLHGGMGVTDELVVSHQFKRLMAIELSLGDTDAHLQRYSELSREGRLQPA